The window CCGCAATCACACTCGACAGCACGCCCATCCCGATCATCGATCCGACGCCGAACAGCGCGACATAGCCAAGCCCGATCACCGGGTTTGGGGCCTGCGATACCGTCAGCACCAAGAGCGCCGCCGAGCCCGCCATGCCGTGCATCAGACCGACCAGCAGCGTGCGCCAGCGGAAGCCATGGGCGTGGCTGTGCGCCGCGCGGACATGTGGGCTGGTGGACGCACGCGCCACGGTTTCACCGGCATGGCTGTGGGCGTGGAAATGCGTCATGCCGTCGCCATGCGAATGGGTGTGGAAGTGCACGCGATCGCGCCACAGCCGCCACCAGACATGCGCACCGAGGCCGACCAGCATGACGCCGACCGCGGTCTCGATCGGCTGCGCGACCGTCTCGGGGATCGCGTGCCCGAGCAGGATCGCGGCGCCGGCGAAGACGAACAGCGTGAGCGTGTGACCGAGGCCCCAGGTCAGGCCGTGCTTGACGATATCACCGACATGGGTACGGCGCGCCGCGATGCTCGATACCGCCGCGATGTGATCCGGCTCCAGCGCATGCTGCATGCCAAGCAGAAAGCCAAGACTCAAGATTCCGAACATCAATCCCCCGCGCCGGCGCGTGACGGCAGATCAAACACCACATCGCCGATCTTGTCAGGCCGGCACCTCGTCAAACAGGCCTTGCATCGCCGCCCAGGAGCGGCGGTCAGCCCGCGCATCGTACAGCGCCGACTTCATGATCGAACCGTCGGCGGCCGGGTTGGCAAAACCGTGCAGCGTGTTGCCGTAGCTGATCACCTGCCAGTCGGCAACCTTGCCGGCGCGCATCTCGTTCTCGAATGCCGCGACCTGGTCGGAAGGCGCCAGCGGATCGTCGGCTCCGGTCAAGACCAGCACGCTCGCCCTCACCGCCCCCGCTGCCGCAGGCTGCGTGGTCGAGAGCACGCCATGGAAGCTGACGACGGCCTTGAGGTCAGCACCGTCGCGCGCAAGCTCGAGCACGACCGTGCCGCCGAAGCAGAAGCCGATCGCCGCGCAACGGGTAGCGTCGACCTCGGGCAATGCCGTGAGCGTCGCGAGCGCGGCGCGGGCCCGCCCGCGAAGCGTGGCGGGATTGGCGCGCAAATG of the Bradyrhizobium quebecense genome contains:
- a CDS encoding urease accessory protein; the protein is MFGILSLGFLLGMQHALEPDHIAAVSSIAARRTHVGDIVKHGLTWGLGHTLTLFVFAGAAILLGHAIPETVAQPIETAVGVMLVGLGAHVWWRLWRDRVHFHTHSHGDGMTHFHAHSHAGETVARASTSPHVRAAHSHAHGFRWRTLLVGLMHGMAGSAALLVLTVSQAPNPVIGLGYVALFGVGSMIGMGVLSSVIAVPLAASARWLTWANRGLQMAVGAVTIAIGIHSIIENAFT
- a CDS encoding dienelactone hydrolase family protein produces the protein MHTGDIDYAAGDANLRGYLAFKDRGVKRPGVLVFHEGLGLGDFAMERARRLAERGYVAFAADMFGERRQAADLQQAMTLIGHLRANPATLRGRARAALATLTALPEVDATRCAAIGFCFGGTVVLELARDGADLKAVVSFHGVLSTTQPAAAGAVRASVLVLTGADDPLAPSDQVAAFENEMRAGKVADWQVISYGNTLHGFANPAADGSIMKSALYDARADRRSWAAMQGLFDEVPA